The following proteins are co-located in the Pyricularia oryzae 70-15 chromosome 1, whole genome shotgun sequence genome:
- a CDS encoding high-affinity nickel-transporter nixA, producing the protein MARFNFNSLPGWLQSAPPAAIRIILVLILINAAVWIAAGIILHFHPALIAPAALSYALGLRHALDADHISAIDLMTRRLIASGQRPVTVGTFFSLGHSTIVVVTCIVVAATSGALRDRFDDFTRVGNIVGTSVSAAFLLLLSAGNGWVLYRLVCRLREVLAERRRRGAVLGREDGAGADVDDAGAAAGLGLDGVGFLSRVFRRLFDVIDRPWKMFPLGVMFGLGFDTSSEIAILGITSLQGAAGTSLWLILIFPVLFTAGMCLVDTSDGALMMGLYSSKAFSRDQVAILYYSIVLTGITVFISAFIGMIQLFSLIQNVADPQGGFWDGVGAISDNFDIIGASICGLFLVIGIGSVVVYRPWRRRMERRMEPPLVANGGEEGYASPVRSEQNESV; encoded by the exons ATGGCCCGCTTCAACTTCAACTCCCTCCCGGGGTGGCTTCAATCGGCCCCTCCGGCAGCCATCAGGATCATCCTCGTCCTGATCCTGATCAACGCCGCGGTCTGGATCGCCGCGGGGATAATTCTCCACTTCCACCCGGCGCTGATCGCCCCGGCGGCGCTCTCGTACGCGCTGGGGCTGCGCCACGCCCTCGACGCGGACCACATCTCGGCCATCGACCTCATGACGCGGCGGCTGATCGCGTCGGGCCAGCGGCCCGTCACGGTCGGCACCTTCTTCTCGCTCGGGCACTCCACCATCGTCGTGGTCACGTGCATCGTGGTggccgccaccagcggcgcgcTGCGCGACCGCTTCGACGACTTCACGCGCGTCGGCAACATCGTCGGCACCAGCGTCAGCGCCGCgttcctgctgctgctgagcgcCGGCAACGGCTGGGTGCTCTACCGCCTCGTCTGTCGCCTGCGCGAGGTCCTGGCCGAGCGGCGCCGGCGGGGCGCCGTCCTGGGCCGCGaggacggcgccggcgcggATGTGGATGACGCCGGGGCCGCGGCGGGGTTGGGCTTGGATGGGGTGGGGTTCTTGTCGAGGGTCTTCCGGAGGCTGTTTGACGTGATTGACCGGCCGTGGAAGATGTTTCCGCTCGGCGTCATGTTTGGCCTTGGCTTCGACACGAGCTCTGAAATTGCCATTCTCGGCATCACGAGCTTGCAGGGTGCTGCTGGCACCAGTCTGTGGCTGATTCTTATTTTTCCCGTGCTCTTTACAG CTGGCATGTGTCTGGTCGACACCTCGGACGGCGCCCTGATGATGGGCCTCTACTCCTCCAAAGCGTTTTCCCGGGATCAGGTCGCGATCCTGTACTACTCGATCGTGCTGACGGGCATCACCGTCTTTATATCCGCCTTCATCGGCATGATTCAGCTCTTTTCTCTCATCCAGAACGTGGCCGATCCCCAGGGCGGCTTCTGGGACGGCGTGGGAGCCATCAGCGACAACTTTGACATCATTGGAGCGAGCATATGCGGGctcttcctcgtcatcgGAATCGGCTCGGTCGTCGTGTACAGGCCATGGCGGAGACGAATGGAGAGGCGGATGGAGCCACCGCTTGTGGCGAACGGTGGCGAGGAAGGTTATGCAAGTCCTGTCCGCTCGGAGCAGAATGAAAGCGTATGA